Below is a window of Camelina sativa cultivar DH55 chromosome 11, Cs, whole genome shotgun sequence DNA.
TAATCATTAAATAAGATCTTGTATTTTCTTAAGACAGTTATGTTTTACCTCGTATTGAATAAAattgggtttttaattttattttaagggCCATTGGTTTTCCAATTATTctttatcacaattttttttatttattttaacaagcaaataatttttttttacaataaatggTAGTTTAACAGATTCCGTGACACAAAATTTACGTCGCCCCATAATACGAAAGGTACTAAACCGATGCCATATTATCAGAGTCAGTTGATTAACGACATTAACCGATATAAAACTGACGTTAAAAGCCTTGTTTCTTTTGTAGTGCGGCCACCATGTAAACTTAATCATATACGCAACAACGGATCATGAGGAATGATCATAACTCATTTTAATGGACGGTTTGGAACCGAGGCAAGAAGTCAGTCAAGTCACTGATCACCTTAAAGCTCTTCATTAACATGTCCCCCATTTAAATCATATGAGAGAAGCAGCGTGTGCGAAGTACAAAATCACCAAACCTTGTCATGGATAATAGCTCTCCCCTTTTGTTCTATACGCTATTTATTGTCTTTTTAAGTCctactttttcgttttttttttgtttttataaatttttttaccttGGATTTTATCTGACTCCGAAGATGAGAATATAATCCAGGATATTGACAAAATGGTCCGTAATTTCAATTTCTTTATACattaaaatttgtgttttatcttttaattttgcaCATTATGTGTATTCTGTTTGCATTGAAAAGTccaaaaacattgatttttttttttaagaaaactaaaaacatttagAATTTATTATAACTTCATATTGTTCAACTTATAACTAATATGTGTTTCAGCTTTGAATGCATAGCCAATGATCTAATTTAACGTAAACCAGTTTTCACAATTAGCAAATTCATGCTCGATTAATTTAAGTCTTACTTGATCCGTGCTTGTTATGATGATATCTCTGTATTTTTTGGACTTGAATTAAACTTATTACCCAACGTTGGATATATATGTTTCGGTTTTAAAAGATACATTTGGTTGGATTTCCTTGACGTCTTTCACTATCTTTCGATAGCTCTACTGACTAGTTTTATCTTTAAAATGGCTAAACCCTCTGACTTAAACTTTAGTTTTAAATCATGGAGGGTCGATTGATTCAGGCATCTTTGTGATGTAGCAAAcacttttctctttctataGAGCTTAATGGTTTAGTCTagtgaaacaaaataaataattattagggGGGATTTAGAGGAACCAAATTGTTGTTTAGAGGAActaaaacgaaaataaaagGGCTAAgggaaaaagtaaaattaaatgagtagatattattattaaagggaaattgatatataaagataaccttcaacattttcattttcagaaGATAATCTCTCAACTTTGAAGTCGGctaattaaaatcttaaatCTGCGTTGACCACACAGAGTTAAATTCTGACATGATCAACGTCGAATATTCAAGAAAGGGAATTAAGCACCGGTGAAGCTTGGGGGCTTGTAGGCGATGAAACTGATGCATTGTACTTGACGGTTGTTGTCGAATCCGATGATCCTAATGAAGGCGTTAGGGTACTCCTTCTTGCACTCTTCCACTTCCTTCAACACTTGAGCGGAGTCAGTGCATCCGAACAATGGAAGCTTCCACATTGTCCAGTACCGTCCATCGTAGTATCCGGGTGTGCTTCCGTGCTCACGGTACACAAATCCGTGCTACATACACATGAGAAAACCATTTAATACAATTCACATTGGAAGATTCACATGGTGAATCAATATTGGTTTAGAAAATCCGGTTATTGACTTTGGTGTCTTGCAATGTAagtaaaattagagaaaaaggaagagttaTGTGTTAATTTACCTCCAACTCGAATTCAACACAAGGAATCCACTTGTTGCGGAGAAGGTAGTCAACTTCCTTACCCAATTCGACATCGGTAAGGTCAGGAAGGTAAGATAGagtctcaaacttcttctttccAATTGGTGGCCACACCTATATAATTCCCAATTCcaattattttcagttttgttcAATTACACGTGACAAATTAACGAGTCTTATTATCAATGACATTTACCTTCATGCAGCTAACTCTTCCGCCGTTGCTTGCGATGGAAGTAATGTCGTTGTTGGCCTTGCGGGTGACGGGGAAAGCAGCGGATGACTTCAAGCCGTTGAATGGAGCGACCATGGTGGCTTGAGCTGGGGTGGTAACCACAGCAGCGGAGGAGAGCATAGAGGAAGCCATTACTACTTcttgttgtttctcttcttctttttctcttttctcttatttaCTTGCCTGTCAAATGACTTGGTCATCTTTATATAGTGAGAACTGCAAGATGCGAAAATCCCTTCAATGATCAAAGGGTCCATAATTGATGAAACCGTCATTAGCTGCCACAGAATTAAGGAAAGGTGTTGACACCCTTATCGATACGGGCCACTAGGATAAGGCCATGTGGCAGAAAACTCCATTATCTTATCTTTCTCGTGTAGGGAAACGAGTGAATTGTGTATGGTTACTGCCTACTGGTCTCCACTTGACTGGTTGCTTTTGGCTTCTTGTTTTTGAGGAAAAGAGATACCAGACGTTTGGTCTTAAATATAATGTGTATTATCATAGTATTTGTGATTCAATTTGGCTTGTAATTTACTGATGATTTCTCTAAATAATAATGTACTGATAATACGAAAACTGTGTAACTCGTTATCGCTTATTCATTATGAGAGTGAATCGTCATGCCCATTTTTAATCTTAGAAGAGAAAGTTTAGTACAGTTTATAATATCATTCCTATTAGAATTATAATGTATGTTCTATATTGTCTATGTAGTAGGTGCGatcattataattataattttgttttttataaacgATCTTTTACTCAAAATTAAAAAGGTTACAAGAAGATATAGAACAACAATATATGAAGGacttttctctcaaaacctaGTTTTACAACTCGCCGCCGCCTAAGGTCCGCTTGCCTTTCCGCCGCTTGGGGCTTCACCGGCGGTGTGAGAGGGCTccgtttttctgtttttcttttttttcttctttgttcttccaGTTGTAGTAGTAGGGAGCCTCAATCTCTTCCTCACTGGTCATGCTGATGAGGGTTCAACCGCGGAGTTGTGATGATGCGGCGGTTAAAGCTACGGAGAAAGATCTCGGATCGCTCTCCTCTCCGGGAGAATGGTGGTGGTTCGATGCAGATCCGGGCGGCCTTCTCTGCAGCTTCATGTGTCAGATCTGGGTCTTTTTCCGGAGTTTCTCTGCTACCTCCAACCTTCTGCCGGAGTCACTAGCTGACCGGATTTTAATGGTTGAGTCGGGCTTTAGTTTTTACCGATTGTTGGGGAGTTTATTGTGGGCGTCGGTGGCCGAGTTTTGAGAACTTTCTCAAAACCAGCATTTCTCGGGAGCTTCCTCAAATTTCTGGTGTCAGTCCGGCCAAGAAGCGAGACAACAAGGCTGAAGCGAGACAACAAGGCTAGTGTTTCAGGGCATACTAGATCGACTCATTGCATTTGGTCCAATTCTATGGAGGGGAATTTATGTTCCTTTGTGTTGGATGTAATGTTCTTGGATAATGAATAGTTgttgttgagccaaaaaaaacaacaacaatatatgTAGGTAGCAGCAAAAAGGATATAGAGTTGTATATGATGGCTCCGAGAGCAATAAGGGcgaattttgtatataatatatatggccAGAAGCTGATGCTTCATTGGCTTGTCCTATGGGCCGGCTCTGCTTATGCCCCATTTAAAATATGGCAACTCAAGATAATTCCCACCATGTCAACATAAAAGCATGGAGGCCTTGATGAATCGTGGGAAATTTCATAACACACTTCAATGGACGGTATGAATTTGAGACAAGAATTCACCCCAAGGcaacatgaagaaaaaaaaggtcaTGGATCCACGACTACCACCTTAAAGCTCAGAAATGGCCCATTCGTTTCAACCGAAGCAAGTACAAAATACAAAGTCAAACCCGTTCAAGAAAAGACTTGCCTGGGGAAAAACAATCACAAGCTCCACCCTCAGCGAAACGAAATATGCGAAAACGAGATTATCTTAACCCATTCAACTAAGTTGCAAGGTACTGCCCTTTCGTTGTATATACTTGTTTTACTAAAAGAAGATTTAATCTTTCATTTCCTAGGATTTTCTTTACACTAAAACTATGTGAATAAATGCGGggaaaaatggaaaagaatatttaataattcattttttattcttactgttttttttttctttttttttttcttttttttttgttgtattttacCCTTGATTCTTGCATTGTATACATATTGTTTTGATAGAAAAATCCAagaatattggatttttttttctttctgaagaaaactagaaaaaacCATTTTGGATGCTACGTTTTCAACTTTTCATCATCATTTATAATCGactaaaatttcatatttctttcGTTAATCTTGAACTTTCGGAAAAAATAAGTCTTTTACACTTTCAAGTTAATAATCATCTTAGGGAACATTCTCCAAATTTTAGATATTCATGCTTTGATATCTCCATTATAAATTTCATTGTTGTCGGTCCTTGCTAGATACGAtgccatatttttattttttggacttgaattaaacttaaaacataTATCCCACTTACGGGTTTGTACCCTTTTATTGTCTAATTTCATCTTTAAAATGGTTTAAACCATCTTTGTTATGCTTT
It encodes the following:
- the LOC104724198 gene encoding ribulose bisphosphate carboxylase small chain F1, chloroplastic-like, yielding MASSMLSSAAVVTTPAQATMVAPFNGLKSSAAFPVTRKANNDITSIASNGGRVSCMKVWPPIGKKKFETLSYLPDLTDVELGKEVDYLLRNKWIPCVEFELEHGFVYREHGSTPGYYDGRYWTMWKLPLFGCTDSAQVLKEVEECKKEYPNAFIRIIGFDNNRQVQCISFIAYKPPSFTGA